One window of the Nocardia huaxiensis genome contains the following:
- a CDS encoding MHYT domain-containing protein: protein MLEIDQFTYGWLTPTLAYIMSVTGSLLALRCMVRARNGNGHGGWIATGAIALGGTGIWVMHFIAMLGFSVQQTTIRYNIPITLLSAAIAMLVVWMGLSIVVHQHGDVFALLVGGAITGLGVGAMHYSGMYAMKTDAAVRYDPWIVFLSLVIAVVAATAALWFALHVRGVLATIGAALIMGIAVCGMHYTGMFSMRAHIAEHIVAPSGAQAGQLLTPLIIAVSMVTMLMLLQVGITDVDEPDLSRIRGQYASRYWPAREEEPERGPRISPDDFPTETFKPSRREW, encoded by the coding sequence ATGCTGGAGATTGACCAGTTCACCTACGGCTGGCTGACCCCCACCCTGGCCTACATCATGTCCGTCACCGGTTCGTTGCTGGCGCTACGCTGTATGGTGCGGGCGCGCAATGGAAACGGGCACGGCGGCTGGATCGCCACCGGCGCCATCGCCCTCGGCGGCACCGGGATCTGGGTCATGCATTTCATTGCGATGCTGGGGTTTTCGGTGCAGCAGACCACCATTCGCTACAACATCCCCATCACACTGCTGAGCGCGGCCATCGCCATGCTGGTGGTGTGGATGGGGTTGTCCATCGTCGTACATCAGCACGGGGATGTATTCGCCCTGCTGGTGGGCGGGGCGATCACCGGTCTCGGGGTGGGGGCCATGCACTACTCGGGCATGTACGCCATGAAAACCGATGCGGCCGTGCGGTACGACCCCTGGATCGTGTTCCTCTCGCTGGTGATCGCCGTGGTCGCGGCCACCGCGGCGCTGTGGTTCGCGCTGCACGTGCGCGGGGTGCTCGCCACCATCGGTGCGGCGCTGATCATGGGAATCGCGGTGTGCGGCATGCACTACACGGGCATGTTCTCCATGCGCGCCCACATCGCCGAGCACATCGTGGCACCGTCCGGGGCGCAGGCCGGGCAACTGCTGACACCGCTGATCATCGCGGTCAGCATGGTCACCATGCTCATGCTGCTGCAGGTCGGCATCACCGATGTGGACGAACCTGATCTGAGCCGCATCCGCGGACAGTACGCCAGCCGCTACTGGCCCGCCCGCGAGGAGGAACCCGAGCGCGGGCCGCGCATCAGCCCCGACGACTTCCCCACGGAGACCTTCAAACCCAGCCGCCGCGAGTGGTGA
- a CDS encoding acyl-CoA thioesterase, with product MATIEEALEIEQIERDIFRGASTKTQLPRTFGGQVAGQALVSAVRTVDPHYQVHSLHGYFLRPGNPVEPTVYLVDRIRDGRSFCTRRVTGVQNGEAIFTMSASFHVGDEGPEHQDEMPVVPPPLDLPDARTSMSPERLWAMREWEHWDIRTIPQEDVARRDGLAAQQQVWFRYRHELPDDPLFHVCTLAYMSDMTLLGSSKVIHPDEPTQNASLDHAMWFLRSFRADDWLLYDQQSPSAGFGRALTAGRIWNQRGELVAVVVQEGLIRTLREPGQSFPPGTN from the coding sequence ATGGCGACGATCGAAGAGGCCCTCGAAATCGAGCAGATCGAGCGGGACATCTTCCGTGGCGCGTCCACGAAGACACAGCTGCCCCGCACCTTCGGCGGGCAGGTCGCCGGACAGGCGCTGGTCTCCGCCGTGCGCACCGTGGACCCGCACTACCAGGTGCACTCGCTGCACGGGTACTTCTTGCGGCCGGGCAATCCGGTGGAGCCGACCGTCTACCTAGTCGACCGCATCCGTGACGGCCGCTCCTTCTGCACCCGCCGCGTGACCGGCGTCCAGAACGGCGAGGCCATCTTCACCATGTCGGCCTCCTTCCACGTCGGCGACGAAGGCCCCGAACACCAGGACGAGATGCCGGTCGTCCCGCCACCGCTCGACCTGCCCGACGCCCGGACCTCCATGAGCCCCGAACGCCTGTGGGCCATGCGCGAATGGGAGCACTGGGACATCCGCACCATCCCGCAGGAGGACGTGGCCCGCCGCGACGGCCTCGCCGCCCAGCAGCAGGTGTGGTTCCGCTACCGCCACGAACTCCCCGACGACCCGCTGTTCCACGTCTGCACCCTCGCCTACATGAGCGACATGACCCTGCTCGGCTCCTCCAAGGTCATCCACCCGGACGAGCCCACCCAGAACGCCTCCCTGGATCACGCCATGTGGTTCCTGCGCTCCTTCCGCGCCGACGACTGGCTGCTCTACGACCAGCAGTCGCCCTCGGCCGGCTTCGGCCGCGCCCTCACCGCCGGCCGCATCTGGAACCAGCGCGGCGAACTGGTCGCGGTCGTCGTCCAGGAGGGTCTGATCCGCACCCTGCGCGAGCCCGGCCAGTCCTTCCCGCCGGGCACCAACTGA
- a CDS encoding APC family permease produces MASVSYGPEAIVLVLAAAGAAGLGFTLPVTAAIVVLLAVLIASYRQVIAAFPNGGGAYAVAKERLGHRTSLVAAASLIVDYVLNVAVSIAAGVAALTSAFPQLLPYTVGICLAILVGVTALNLYGIRESARAFMAPTVVFVLGIFAVIIGGLLRSEPASMATGAAVVTDAHTIGILLLLKAFSSGCAALTGVEAIANAVPSFAQPKVRRAQRAEVALGVLLGAMLLGLATLIEKFEIHPIEGTTVLSQLTEAALGHGIGYYIVQFATVILLALAANTSYGGLPTLTKILADDNCLPHRFAVTSPRQVYRFGVVALGISAAVLLIASEGNMNALVPLFAIGVFVGFTIAQVGMVRHWLATRAPGWQWRITLNGFGAALTFVAAIVTTAMKFTEGAWLIVVVLPLLVLAMERIRKTYNRIEGCRGAGGVPAEPRPTDTAIVVPISEVSELSREALSAAMSLGRDVTAVHVCLPGENLTLFTKEWEAWHPDVQLILLEDGDTTVGGPVARYIRDNFTDRRKVVVIAEIEPPAGWNHLLPSHRSDELERVLRKMPDTVVCHLRVQTA; encoded by the coding sequence ATGGCCTCGGTCTCCTACGGCCCGGAAGCCATCGTGCTGGTGCTGGCCGCGGCGGGCGCGGCCGGACTGGGCTTCACGCTGCCGGTGACCGCCGCGATCGTGGTGCTGCTGGCCGTATTGATCGCCTCGTATCGGCAGGTCATCGCTGCGTTCCCGAACGGCGGCGGCGCGTACGCGGTCGCGAAGGAACGGCTCGGCCACCGCACGAGCCTGGTGGCGGCGGCCTCGCTCATCGTCGACTACGTGCTGAATGTGGCGGTGTCCATCGCGGCGGGCGTGGCGGCGCTGACCTCGGCGTTCCCGCAACTGCTGCCGTACACGGTGGGGATCTGCCTGGCGATCCTGGTGGGCGTCACGGCGCTGAATCTGTATGGCATCCGGGAGAGCGCCCGCGCGTTCATGGCGCCCACGGTGGTGTTCGTGCTGGGCATTTTCGCGGTGATCATCGGCGGCCTGCTGCGCTCGGAACCGGCGAGCATGGCCACCGGCGCGGCGGTCGTCACCGACGCGCACACCATCGGAATCCTGTTGCTGCTCAAGGCTTTCTCCAGCGGATGCGCGGCCCTCACCGGCGTGGAGGCCATCGCCAACGCGGTCCCGAGTTTCGCCCAGCCGAAGGTGCGGCGCGCACAGCGCGCCGAGGTGGCCCTGGGCGTCCTGCTGGGCGCGATGCTGCTCGGCCTGGCCACCCTGATCGAGAAGTTCGAGATCCACCCGATCGAGGGCACCACCGTGCTGTCCCAGCTCACCGAGGCGGCACTGGGGCACGGAATCGGTTACTACATCGTGCAATTCGCGACAGTGATCCTGCTGGCCCTGGCCGCCAACACCTCCTACGGCGGCCTGCCGACCCTCACCAAGATCCTGGCCGACGACAACTGTCTCCCCCACCGCTTCGCCGTCACCTCCCCCCGCCAGGTCTACCGCTTCGGCGTTGTGGCCCTGGGCATTTCGGCAGCCGTCCTGCTGATCGCCTCCGAGGGCAATATGAACGCCCTGGTCCCCCTGTTCGCCATCGGCGTCTTCGTCGGCTTCACCATCGCTCAGGTCGGCATGGTCCGCCACTGGCTGGCCACCCGCGCCCCCGGCTGGCAATGGCGTATCACCCTCAACGGCTTCGGTGCGGCCCTGACCTTCGTGGCCGCGATCGTCACCACCGCCATGAAATTCACCGAGGGCGCCTGGCTGATCGTGGTGGTCCTCCCCCTGCTGGTCCTGGCCATGGAGCGAATCCGCAAGACCTACAATCGAATCGAAGGCTGCCGCGGCGCAGGCGGCGTCCCCGCCGAACCCCGCCCCACCGACACCGCCATCGTGGTCCCGATCTCCGAGGTCTCCGAACTGAGCCGCGAAGCCCTCTCCGCCGCCATGTCCCTGGGCCGCGACGTGACTGCCGTCCACGTCTGCCTCCCCGGCGAAAACCTCACCCTCTTCACCAAGGAATGGGAAGCCTGGCACCCCGACGTGCAATTGATCCTGCTCGAAGACGGCGACACCACCGTAGGCGGCCCGGTAGCCCGCTACATCCGCGACAATTTCACCGACCGCCGCAAGGTTGTGGTCATCGCCGAAATCGAACCCCCAGCAGGCTGGAACCACCTACTCCCCAGCCACCGCAGCGACGAACTCGAACGAGTCCTGCGCAAGATGCCGGACACGGTGGTCTGCCACCTGCGGGTGCAGACAGCCTGA
- a CDS encoding helix-turn-helix domain-containing protein, whose protein sequence is MTRSIQESPVGTLLREWRQRRRLSQLDLALTAETSARHLSCVETGRAQPSRAMVLKLCEALEVPLRERNTVLLAGGFAPEYRERGLDDADMASARAALATMLTAHEPYPAVVVDRYWNVVTTNRAMALFEGAVPEPLRDLPPNVYRLALYPDDESPARMVNYREVREMLLERLIQQVRATGDPILRDLYDEVSAYPFPADIESDSATMPSTPFAVPLRISTPMGELRMFSTMVTFGAPADVTLSELAIELFYPLDDFTAGALRQLFELATRHASASG, encoded by the coding sequence GTGACGCGTTCGATCCAGGAGTCCCCGGTCGGCACGCTGCTGCGCGAGTGGCGGCAGCGGCGGCGATTGAGCCAACTCGATCTGGCCTTGACGGCCGAGACCTCCGCGCGGCACCTGTCCTGTGTGGAGACCGGCCGCGCCCAGCCCAGCCGGGCCATGGTGCTGAAACTGTGCGAGGCGCTCGAAGTGCCGCTGCGCGAACGCAATACGGTGCTGCTGGCCGGAGGCTTCGCCCCCGAATACCGGGAGCGCGGCCTCGACGACGCCGACATGGCTTCCGCGCGAGCGGCTTTGGCCACCATGCTGACCGCGCACGAACCGTATCCGGCGGTGGTGGTCGACCGGTACTGGAATGTGGTCACCACCAATCGCGCCATGGCCCTGTTCGAGGGCGCGGTGCCCGAACCCCTGCGCGACCTGCCGCCGAACGTGTATCGGCTGGCCCTGTACCCGGACGACGAGTCACCAGCCCGCATGGTGAACTACCGCGAGGTGCGAGAGATGCTGCTGGAGCGCCTGATCCAGCAGGTCCGCGCCACCGGCGACCCGATCCTGCGCGATCTGTACGACGAGGTCTCCGCCTACCCGTTCCCGGCGGATATCGAATCCGACTCCGCCACAATGCCGTCCACCCCGTTCGCGGTGCCGCTGCGTATCAGCACCCCGATGGGCGAGCTGCGCATGTTCAGCACCATGGTCACCTTCGGCGCACCGGCCGACGTCACCCTGTCCGAGCTCGCGATCGAATTGTTCTACCCCCTGGACGATTTCACCGCGGGTGCCCTGCGTCAGCTGTTCGAACTCGCCACCCGGCACGCCTCGGCGTCCGGGTGA